One genomic region from Candidatus Baltobacteraceae bacterium encodes:
- a CDS encoding replication-associated recombination protein A, translating into MEPTLFGTAEAAQAPLAARMRPRSLEEFVGQEHIVGEGRALRRAIESDKVPSLILWGPPGTGKTTLAEIIANMTGAAFTSISAVSAGVADLRKVVAQAQHRRTIGKRTVLFIDEIHRFNKGQQDAVLPYVEDGTITLIGATTENPSFEVNSALLSRSRVFVLKALTEEGVGTIVDRALADSERGLGALRVRLEDGARAALIGLSNGDARSALGTLEFAADAAPASADGTRTIGARLIADAMQRRAISYDKAGDAHYDIISGFIKSMRGSDPDAAIYYLARMIDSGEDPLFIARRLVILASEDVGLADSQAIQVAIAAQQAVHFIGMPEGFYPLAHATLYLATAPKSNSVGRAYSAAMRDVQETRNDPIPLHLRNAPTGLMKELGYGKAYAYAHEQDAYRQHAGDLPPSAPLQTYLPENLVGRAYFEPGSQGAEAKLAPWIAKRRKR; encoded by the coding sequence GTGGAACCGACGTTGTTCGGCACGGCCGAAGCGGCGCAGGCGCCGTTGGCGGCGCGCATGCGCCCGCGTTCGCTCGAGGAGTTCGTTGGGCAAGAACACATCGTTGGCGAGGGCCGCGCGCTGCGGCGCGCGATCGAAAGCGATAAAGTGCCGTCGCTCATCTTGTGGGGACCGCCCGGCACCGGAAAGACGACGCTCGCGGAGATCATCGCGAACATGACCGGGGCGGCGTTCACGTCGATTTCGGCGGTGAGCGCCGGCGTGGCGGATCTGCGAAAGGTGGTCGCGCAAGCGCAGCATCGACGCACGATCGGCAAACGTACCGTACTCTTCATCGACGAGATCCACCGCTTCAATAAAGGGCAACAGGATGCGGTGCTGCCGTACGTCGAGGACGGCACGATCACGCTGATCGGCGCGACGACGGAGAATCCGTCGTTCGAAGTCAACTCCGCGCTGCTCTCGCGTTCCCGCGTCTTCGTTCTTAAAGCGCTGACCGAAGAAGGCGTCGGCACGATCGTCGATCGCGCGCTGGCCGATAGCGAGCGCGGCCTCGGCGCGCTGCGCGTGCGGCTCGAGGACGGCGCGCGCGCCGCGCTGATCGGACTCTCCAACGGCGACGCGCGCAGCGCCCTCGGCACGCTTGAATTCGCCGCCGATGCGGCGCCGGCGTCTGCCGACGGCACCCGCACGATCGGAGCGCGTTTGATCGCCGATGCGATGCAGCGGCGCGCGATCTCGTACGACAAGGCCGGCGACGCGCACTACGATATCATCAGCGGCTTTATCAAGTCGATGCGCGGCAGCGACCCCGATGCCGCAATCTATTACTTGGCGCGCATGATCGATTCGGGCGAGGATCCGCTGTTCATCGCGCGGCGGCTCGTCATCCTGGCTTCCGAGGATGTCGGGCTTGCCGATTCGCAGGCGATTCAAGTCGCGATTGCGGCGCAGCAGGCCGTCCACTTTATCGGCATGCCCGAAGGCTTCTATCCGCTCGCCCACGCCACACTCTATCTGGCCACGGCCCCCAAGAGCAACAGCGTGGGGCGCGCGTACTCGGCGGCGATGCGCGACGTGCAGGAAACGCGCAACGATCCCATCCCCCTGCATCTGCGCAACGCCCCGACCGGGTTGATGAAAGAACTCGGCTACGGCAAGGCGTACGCATACGCGCACGAACAGGACGCCTATCGGCAGCACGCGGGCGATCTGCCGCCGTCGGCGCCGCTGCAGACCTATCTGCCGGAGAATCTCGTCGGTCGCGCGTATTTCGAACCCGGCTCGCAAGGCGCCGAGGCGAAGCTCGCGCCGTGGATCGCCAAGCGCCGCAAAAGATAA
- a CDS encoding STAS domain-containing protein, translating into MDIKVNVRETQGESYVVDLNGEIDVYTSPKVKDAIGDLIDKGHYNLVINLEKVRYIDSTGLGVLIGGLKRVREHGGTVNLVCTNPQIKKIFDITGLVKIFGIYDDEDAATKALV; encoded by the coding sequence GTGGATATCAAAGTGAACGTTCGCGAGACTCAAGGAGAGAGTTACGTCGTCGATCTCAATGGCGAGATCGACGTCTACACGTCGCCGAAAGTAAAAGATGCCATCGGCGATCTCATCGACAAAGGGCACTACAATCTCGTCATCAACTTGGAAAAGGTTCGATATATCGATTCGACCGGGCTCGGCGTCTTGATCGGAGGCCTAAAGCGCGTTCGCGAGCACGGCGGCACGGTCAATCTCGTCTGTACCAATCCGCAGATCAAGAAGATCTTCGACATCACGGGACTGGTGAAGATCTTCGGCATCTACGATGACGAAGACGCCGCAACGAAAGCTTTGGTGTGA
- the lptC gene encoding LPS export ABC transporter periplasmic protein LptC: MKLITSAALVAALMLAGSVATATTGSKSAGLAFGDWNFTSDSLDITNWNAGTFNAPTHVHLDRPGSTVDADRAAGNFKQKDATFYGHVVLHDQNGILTSVAGGQRSPQPATLLCDELQVDGASKIYTATGSVHVTQGASSLQADRAVLDQFTHQLHLSGHVRLIQ, from the coding sequence ATGAAATTGATCACCAGCGCAGCGCTCGTTGCCGCGCTCATGCTTGCCGGTTCCGTCGCGACCGCGACTACCGGTTCGAAGTCCGCAGGCCTCGCCTTTGGCGATTGGAATTTTACGAGCGATTCCCTCGACATCACGAATTGGAACGCCGGCACGTTCAACGCGCCGACCCACGTGCATCTCGATCGCCCGGGGAGCACCGTCGACGCCGATCGCGCGGCCGGAAATTTCAAGCAAAAGGATGCGACGTTTTACGGCCACGTCGTGCTTCACGATCAAAACGGTATTCTCACGAGCGTTGCCGGCGGTCAGAGAAGTCCGCAGCCGGCCACGCTCCTCTGCGACGAGCTGCAAGTCGACGGCGCCTCGAAAATCTACACGGCGACCGGCAGCGTGCACGTCACGCAAGGCGCGAGTTCGCTGCAAGCCGATCGAGCGGTACTCGATCAGTTCACCCACCAACTTCATTTGAGCGGGCACGTTCGCCTCATTCAATGA
- a CDS encoding cysteine desulfurase family protein, with translation MDEILPPIYLDNAATTPARTEVVEAMLPHFTANGYNPSSQHARGRAARAALDDARDRIARLFGATRKEIVFTGGGSEADNLAIFGVARALRDRGRHVVSTVIEHHAVLRALEALAEDGWAVTLLPVTADGVVEPERFAAALRPDTVLASVMYANNELGTVQPIRELASLARGAGVLFHTDAVQVPVSLSVDCPELGVDLLSISAHKFYGPKGVGALYVRDGTPLRPLIHGGGQEFANRSGTENVAGIAGMVAALELAGAERSEASRRIGALRDRLEAGILKRIAHVRINGREAPRLPTHCSASFLGVESEHVLVRLDLEGIAVSAGSACTSGALEPSHVIAALGLPEAWMRGVIRFSLGRETTEFEIDRVVEALARAIGDLREFSRIPA, from the coding sequence ATGGACGAAATTCTTCCCCCGATCTACCTCGATAACGCCGCCACGACGCCGGCTCGAACCGAGGTCGTCGAAGCGATGCTGCCGCACTTCACGGCCAACGGATACAATCCGAGCTCGCAGCACGCGCGGGGCCGCGCCGCGCGCGCCGCGCTCGACGACGCTCGCGATCGAATCGCACGTCTGTTCGGTGCGACGCGCAAAGAAATCGTCTTTACCGGCGGCGGTTCCGAAGCCGACAACCTGGCAATCTTCGGCGTCGCTCGGGCCCTGCGCGACCGCGGCCGGCACGTCGTGTCGACGGTCATCGAGCATCACGCGGTCCTACGCGCGCTCGAGGCACTGGCGGAGGACGGCTGGGCGGTGACGCTGCTGCCCGTCACCGCGGACGGCGTGGTCGAGCCGGAGCGTTTTGCCGCCGCCCTGCGCCCCGATACCGTGCTCGCCTCGGTCATGTATGCCAACAACGAGCTTGGAACCGTGCAGCCCATCCGCGAGCTGGCCTCGCTGGCTCGCGGCGCCGGCGTGCTCTTCCACACCGATGCCGTCCAGGTTCCGGTCTCGCTGAGCGTCGATTGCCCGGAGTTGGGGGTCGACCTGCTCTCGATTTCGGCCCACAAATTCTACGGGCCCAAGGGAGTCGGCGCGCTCTACGTGCGCGATGGGACGCCGCTGCGGCCGCTGATTCACGGCGGCGGCCAAGAGTTCGCCAATCGCTCGGGGACCGAGAACGTCGCGGGCATCGCGGGCATGGTCGCGGCCTTGGAACTAGCCGGAGCCGAACGCTCGGAAGCAAGCCGCCGCATCGGCGCGCTGCGCGACCGCCTCGAAGCGGGTATCCTCAAGCGGATCGCGCACGTCCGCATCAACGGCCGCGAGGCGCCGCGGCTTCCGACGCACTGCAGCGCGAGCTTCTTGGGCGTTGAATCGGAGCACGTGCTGGTGCGGCTCGATCTCGAAGGCATCGCCGTCTCGGCGGGTTCGGCCTGTACCTCGGGAGCGCTCGAACCGAGCCACGTGATCGCGGCGCTCGGATTACCGGAGGCGTGGATGCGGGGCGTCATCCGGTTTTCGCTGGGCCGGGAGACGACCGAGTTCGAGATCGACCGGGTGGTGGAAGCGCTGGCGCGCGCCATCGGCGACCTGCGAGAGTTTTCTCGAATTCCTGCGTAA
- the alaS gene encoding alanine--tRNA ligase, giving the protein MRSQELRSAFVEFFTSREHKHVPSASLIPDALSTTLFTIAGMEQFVPAFLGDEPAPALNAVTVQRCLRVAGAKSDIENVGRTGRHGTFLEMLGNFSFGGYYKPEAIRFAWEFVTGVLALDPSRLAVTVHTGDDDAERIWREDIGLPATRITRFDEDNFWTMGATGPCGPCTEIFYDIGAENALGPEDDGPNKGNRFVEIWNVVFQQYNRDAAGKLEELPRKQIDTGAGMERMLAVVNGKVSMYETDLFTDLIEAQPKVGSTSLDAKAQLERRNIIADHARAATFLINDGIYPGNTDRGYVLRFLIRRAIRNGRLLGYPDGFLTSLVPAVVASLESGYPELRANATRIQQALRVEEETFDRTLERGMTRLDALLADAGDAGTIGGEDAFALHDTYGFPIELTREIASERGVRVDSAGFEVAMNQQRQRARADAKSKRGVVTLAELPAVKSEFLGYDGLEAAGSIVAILAQDQSIDALAAGESGQLVLDRTSFYGEKGGQIGDRGTITIGDARFDVTDTQYAGEAVAHAGTVRSGTLRVGDEVRTIVDPEWRREIRRHHTSAHLLQRALKDVLGEDVAQAGSWVGIDRMRFDFRSPSGALTPEQRREVARRVNEMIRDDTPLETRVMNLEEARASGAIMMFGEKYGDRVRVVKAGPAVEFCGGTHAHSTGELGFFVILSEASIGSGIRRIESCVSRSAESHIEQQQELVGEIAGSLATAPEDVVERVSKLQREVKDLQTAVGELKARLASADAQTYVESAERLGAKTFVGAVVPEANAEALKHLSNAIRTRLRSGVVALAGVDNGTVNLLISASDDMVKAGVHAGNLIKVAAPHIDGRGGGQPAQAQGGGKNPDGAGAAVRAIRDAVLT; this is encoded by the coding sequence ATGAGAAGCCAAGAACTTCGGTCGGCCTTTGTCGAGTTTTTTACCTCGCGGGAGCATAAGCATGTTCCTTCGGCGAGTTTGATTCCGGACGCGCTTTCTACGACGCTGTTTACGATTGCGGGGATGGAGCAATTCGTTCCCGCGTTTTTGGGTGACGAACCGGCACCGGCGCTCAATGCGGTGACGGTGCAGCGGTGTTTGCGCGTTGCCGGTGCGAAGAGCGATATCGAGAACGTCGGACGGACGGGGCGTCACGGCACGTTTCTTGAGATGCTCGGCAATTTTAGTTTCGGCGGGTATTACAAGCCCGAGGCGATTCGGTTTGCGTGGGAATTTGTAACCGGCGTGCTGGCCCTCGATCCGTCGCGTCTTGCGGTAACCGTGCATACGGGTGATGACGATGCCGAGCGGATTTGGCGCGAGGATATCGGTTTGCCGGCGACGCGCATCACGCGGTTCGATGAAGATAATTTTTGGACGATGGGTGCGACCGGGCCATGCGGGCCGTGCACGGAGATATTCTACGATATCGGCGCCGAAAACGCACTCGGCCCCGAGGACGATGGACCGAATAAGGGCAATCGTTTCGTCGAGATTTGGAACGTCGTGTTCCAGCAATACAACCGCGACGCGGCGGGCAAACTCGAAGAACTGCCGCGCAAGCAGATCGATACGGGCGCGGGGATGGAGCGAATGCTCGCCGTCGTCAACGGAAAAGTCTCGATGTACGAGACCGATCTCTTCACGGATTTGATCGAGGCGCAACCGAAAGTCGGAAGTACGTCGCTCGATGCCAAGGCGCAGTTGGAGCGGCGCAACATCATCGCCGACCACGCGCGGGCGGCGACCTTTCTCATCAACGACGGGATCTATCCAGGCAATACCGATCGCGGATACGTCTTGCGATTCTTGATTCGGCGCGCGATTCGCAACGGGCGGTTGTTGGGGTACCCCGACGGGTTTCTCACGAGCCTGGTTCCGGCGGTCGTCGCATCGCTCGAATCGGGCTACCCGGAGTTGCGTGCGAACGCGACGCGCATCCAGCAAGCGCTGCGGGTTGAGGAAGAGACGTTCGATCGAACGCTCGAGCGCGGGATGACCCGTCTGGACGCGCTGCTGGCCGATGCCGGCGACGCCGGCACGATCGGAGGCGAGGATGCATTCGCGCTGCACGACACGTACGGTTTCCCGATTGAATTGACGCGCGAGATTGCTTCGGAGCGCGGCGTGCGCGTCGACTCGGCCGGCTTCGAGGTCGCGATGAACCAGCAGCGACAGCGCGCGCGCGCGGATGCGAAATCCAAGCGCGGCGTCGTCACGCTCGCGGAGCTGCCGGCCGTCAAGAGCGAGTTTCTTGGATACGACGGGCTTGAGGCGGCCGGCTCGATCGTCGCCATTCTCGCACAAGATCAATCGATCGACGCACTTGCTGCCGGCGAGAGCGGTCAACTCGTGCTCGACCGCACGTCGTTCTATGGCGAGAAGGGCGGCCAGATCGGGGATCGCGGAACGATAACGATCGGCGATGCCCGTTTTGACGTTACCGATACGCAGTACGCGGGCGAGGCGGTGGCGCACGCCGGAACGGTTCGCAGCGGAACCCTGCGCGTCGGCGATGAGGTGCGTACGATCGTCGATCCGGAATGGCGGCGCGAGATTCGACGTCACCATACCTCGGCGCATCTCTTGCAGCGCGCCCTCAAAGACGTGCTCGGCGAGGATGTTGCGCAAGCCGGATCGTGGGTTGGAATCGATCGCATGCGCTTCGACTTTCGGTCGCCGTCCGGAGCGCTAACGCCGGAGCAACGGCGCGAAGTCGCGCGGCGGGTCAACGAGATGATTCGCGACGACACGCCGCTCGAGACGCGCGTCATGAACCTCGAGGAAGCGCGCGCCTCGGGCGCGATCATGATGTTCGGGGAAAAGTACGGCGATCGCGTGCGCGTAGTCAAGGCCGGACCGGCCGTCGAGTTCTGCGGGGGCACGCACGCGCACTCGACCGGCGAACTCGGTTTCTTCGTCATTCTCTCGGAGGCGTCGATCGGCAGCGGCATCCGGCGCATCGAGTCGTGCGTCTCGCGCTCCGCCGAATCGCACATCGAGCAGCAGCAAGAGCTCGTCGGTGAAATCGCCGGGTCGCTTGCGACCGCACCCGAAGACGTGGTCGAGCGTGTGAGTAAACTGCAGCGCGAGGTCAAGGATTTGCAGACCGCCGTCGGCGAGCTCAAGGCGCGCCTGGCTTCGGCCGACGCGCAGACGTACGTAGAGAGCGCAGAGCGTTTGGGTGCGAAAACCTTCGTCGGCGCGGTCGTGCCCGAAGCGAACGCCGAAGCGCTCAAGCATCTAAGCAACGCGATCCGCACGCGTTTGCGAAGCGGCGTCGTTGCGCTCGCGGGCGTGGACAACGGCACGGTGAATCTGCTGATCAGCGCGAGCGACGATATGGTGAAAGCCGGCGTTCACGCGGGCAACCTCATCAAAGTCGCCGCGCCGCACATCGACGGACGCGGCGGCGGCCAGCCGGCGCAGGCGCAGGGCGGCGGGAAGAACCCCGACGGCGCCGGCGCGGCGGTGCGGGCCATTCGCGACGCGGTCCTCACCTAG
- a CDS encoding DUF2723 domain-containing protein, translating into MPAAKRIAFWLAWLVPLAVYACSLDAVVEYWDTGEMQVVPWILGIAHPTGFPVFTLLAWLFAHLAAIGPVAGRVAFFCAIAMSLTAWLVARIVDVLTEEPWIAMGSAWLFAFGAVAWTRGTRAEVHALAVAFAVLTLYLALRWYKTGDARALVGGALAWGLGIATHPIVAMLLPALLAIFIARVRTVRPRVFAMAIAALVAGVACYAYLPLRSAYVTQARLDPTRQLGLPPGKPFWDTDHPASKAGFLTLVSGSEFDAGGTFARLFSPQLYRDAGPGYLRALRTEFTPFGIAAAAVGFLVLLRRDPWAGSAIFLAAFVPSAFALGYSIEADPLRYHLTSYAVTAVLAGCGIAWLQRQVPLLRGAGAAALVLLAAALLLLNRGVFDQRTTAGAQTVIATVLARTPSNAILIAPWLYATPLAYGAYVEHVLGDRIVETAWLKDDRKRVPQWVRGRPVYVVGQVFGSVPGYHLQYIAGSPALYRVVKN; encoded by the coding sequence GTGCCCGCGGCGAAACGCATCGCCTTTTGGCTGGCGTGGCTCGTTCCGCTCGCCGTCTATGCCTGTTCGCTCGACGCCGTCGTTGAGTACTGGGACACGGGCGAGATGCAGGTCGTGCCGTGGATCCTCGGGATCGCGCATCCGACCGGCTTCCCGGTCTTCACGCTGCTCGCGTGGCTCTTCGCGCATCTAGCGGCCATCGGTCCGGTCGCGGGGCGCGTTGCGTTCTTCTGCGCGATTGCGATGAGCCTGACGGCGTGGCTGGTGGCGCGCATTGTCGATGTATTGACGGAGGAACCGTGGATCGCAATGGGCTCCGCGTGGCTCTTCGCCTTCGGCGCGGTCGCGTGGACGCGCGGTACGCGCGCGGAAGTGCACGCGTTAGCCGTAGCGTTTGCCGTGCTGACGCTCTATCTCGCGCTGCGCTGGTATAAAACGGGGGATGCGCGCGCGCTGGTCGGCGGCGCTTTGGCGTGGGGCCTCGGGATCGCGACGCACCCGATCGTGGCGATGCTATTGCCGGCCCTGCTCGCGATCTTCATCGCGCGCGTACGCACGGTCCGCCCGCGCGTGTTCGCGATGGCGATCGCCGCGCTGGTCGCCGGCGTCGCTTGTTACGCCTACCTTCCGCTGCGCAGTGCCTACGTCACGCAGGCGCGGCTCGATCCGACGCGTCAACTCGGACTTCCGCCCGGAAAACCGTTTTGGGATACGGATCATCCGGCTTCGAAGGCCGGATTCCTGACGTTGGTAAGCGGCTCGGAATTCGATGCCGGCGGGACGTTCGCGCGCCTCTTCTCACCGCAGCTTTATCGCGACGCCGGGCCCGGCTATCTGCGCGCGTTGCGCACGGAGTTTACGCCGTTTGGTATAGCGGCGGCGGCGGTCGGATTTCTCGTGTTGCTTCGCCGCGATCCGTGGGCCGGCTCGGCGATCTTTCTGGCCGCATTCGTACCGAGCGCGTTCGCGCTCGGCTATTCGATCGAAGCCGATCCGCTGCGCTATCACTTGACGTCCTATGCGGTCACCGCCGTTCTCGCAGGCTGCGGCATCGCCTGGCTGCAGCGTCAGGTACCGCTGTTGCGCGGAGCCGGCGCGGCCGCGCTCGTGCTGCTGGCGGCCGCGCTGCTGCTGCTCAACCGCGGCGTCTTCGATCAACGCACGACGGCCGGCGCGCAGACGGTCATCGCGACCGTGCTCGCGCGTACCCCATCGAACGCCATTCTGATCGCGCCGTGGCTCTATGCGACGCCGCTCGCCTACGGTGCCTACGTGGAGCACGTCCTGGGCGACCGTATCGTTGAAACCGCGTGGCTCAAGGACGATCGCAAACGCGTGCCGCAATGGGTGCGCGGCCGTCCCGTCTACGTCGTGGGTCAGGTCTTCGGGTCGGTTCCGGGCTATCATTTGCAGTACATCGCCGGGTCCCCGGCGCTCTATCGCGTGGTGAAGAATTGA
- a CDS encoding YtxH domain-containing protein, translated as MSDENERPERREERGGGFFPGFLVGALVGAAVAVLISQEETRDLLVGKAREASNFAMDATGDLRAQVSDATSNWQSNASDLYERGKTVVDNARSNINAAVDEGKSEADSVRDDLSRKTSDL; from the coding sequence ATGAGTGACGAAAACGAACGGCCGGAGCGGCGCGAAGAGCGCGGCGGAGGTTTTTTCCCCGGGTTCCTGGTTGGCGCGTTGGTAGGCGCAGCGGTTGCCGTGTTAATCTCCCAAGAAGAGACGCGGGATCTGCTCGTTGGAAAAGCGCGCGAAGCCTCCAACTTTGCCATGGACGCCACCGGCGACCTGCGCGCGCAAGTTAGCGATGCGACCAGCAACTGGCAATCGAACGCGTCGGACCTGTACGAACGCGGGAAGACCGTCGTCGACAACGCGCGGTCGAATATCAATGCCGCAGTCGATGAAGGCAAATCGGAAGCGGATTCCGTGCGCGACGACTTATCGCGCAAAACCTCGGACCTGTAG
- a CDS encoding SigB/SigF/SigG family RNA polymerase sigma factor, whose translation MQQHPQDERWDRQKTRETFARFAEAKARPGGPEYEHLRSDLVVAHLNLVRYLAVKFANRGEALDDLIQVGTVGLLKAIDRFDLERGVEFTTYATPTIVGEIKRYFRDKGWAVKVPRRLQELNLAVNRAIEKLSVKLGRSPTVKELATQLNASEEDILEAQELGQAYNLLSLDTELSGEGDKKSQTLADYIGTTDAGLALLEDKANLERAFEVLTGRERVILYLRFYESVSQTEIAKRLNVSQMHVSRLQQKALEKLRHVLQE comes from the coding sequence GTGCAACAGCACCCCCAAGACGAGCGCTGGGATCGCCAGAAGACGCGCGAGACGTTTGCGCGTTTCGCCGAAGCTAAGGCGCGACCCGGCGGTCCCGAGTACGAGCACTTGCGAAGCGATCTTGTCGTAGCGCACCTCAACTTGGTGCGCTATTTGGCCGTGAAGTTCGCCAACCGCGGCGAAGCCCTCGACGATCTCATTCAAGTCGGTACGGTCGGCCTCTTAAAGGCCATCGACCGATTCGATTTGGAGCGCGGCGTCGAGTTCACGACCTACGCGACCCCCACGATCGTCGGCGAGATCAAACGCTATTTCCGCGACAAGGGCTGGGCCGTGAAGGTTCCACGCCGCCTGCAAGAGCTCAACCTTGCGGTCAATCGAGCGATCGAGAAACTCTCGGTCAAGCTCGGGCGTAGTCCGACCGTCAAGGAGCTGGCCACGCAGCTCAACGCAAGCGAAGAAGACATCCTCGAGGCGCAAGAACTCGGGCAGGCCTATAACCTGCTCTCGCTCGATACCGAACTCTCCGGCGAAGGCGATAAGAAGTCACAGACGCTCGCCGATTATATCGGCACGACCGATGCGGGACTCGCATTGCTCGAGGATAAGGCAAACCTGGAGCGCGCGTTCGAGGTGCTCACCGGGCGCGAGCGCGTGATTCTGTACCTGCGCTTCTACGAAAGCGTTTCGCAGACGGAGATTGCCAAGCGGCTCAACGTGTCGCAGATGCACGTCTCGCGGCTTCAGCAAAAGGCGCTTGAGAAGTTGCGGCACGTTCTTCAGGAGTAG
- the lptC gene encoding LPS export ABC transporter periplasmic protein LptC yields MRKLGIAWLAASLCLLAVAPPPPGAKATARIGEWSLQTDELIANLQTGDFSAPHHVFATRTDGSTIDADRGTGNYKKRLFNLYGNVTIHDQSGTFGGLSSAQQNASRGPSTLASDELHVDGSTKIYTAAGNVQYVQGATTADADGARLNDRLHQLDLDGHVHVVQDQRTLDAAHATYDTLSDDGVASGDVKMVFPGMIHASIATPKPIVIKNPKIH; encoded by the coding sequence ATGAGGAAACTCGGCATCGCTTGGCTTGCGGCGTCACTCTGTTTGCTCGCCGTCGCCCCACCGCCGCCCGGCGCGAAGGCGACCGCGCGCATCGGCGAGTGGTCGCTGCAAACCGACGAGTTGATCGCGAACCTCCAGACCGGCGACTTTTCCGCGCCGCATCACGTGTTTGCAACGCGGACTGACGGCTCGACGATCGACGCCGATCGCGGAACGGGCAACTACAAGAAGCGCCTCTTCAACCTCTACGGAAACGTGACGATTCACGATCAATCGGGCACGTTCGGCGGGTTGAGCAGCGCGCAGCAGAACGCTTCGCGCGGCCCGTCCACGCTCGCGAGCGACGAACTGCACGTCGACGGTTCGACGAAAATCTACACCGCGGCGGGCAACGTGCAGTACGTGCAGGGAGCGACGACGGCCGACGCCGATGGCGCGCGCTTGAACGATCGCCTCCATCAATTGGATCTCGACGGTCACGTGCACGTGGTGCAGGATCAACGCACGCTCGACGCCGCCCACGCGACGTACGACACGCTCTCCGATGACGGCGTGGCGAGCGGCGACGTGAAGATGGTCTTTCCCGGAATGATCCACGCGTCGATCGCGACGCCCAAACCGATCGTCATCAAGAACCCGAAGATTCACTAA
- a CDS encoding ATP-binding protein, producing the protein MNQPASQENSSLGVVELRIPSKAEWVAVARLAVAAVANRLNFSIEDIEDIKLAVAEACTNCIQHASGSNQIEITCETEAEGLTVRVRDYGHGTRPEQIVSRRVDEPRVGGLGVFLIRSLMDTVEYDVSSDSGTNLVMTKKVQSSNP; encoded by the coding sequence GTGAACCAACCAGCGTCTCAGGAGAACAGTTCGCTCGGCGTCGTGGAGCTACGGATCCCGAGCAAGGCGGAGTGGGTCGCCGTAGCTCGCCTCGCCGTCGCGGCCGTTGCCAACCGGCTGAATTTTTCTATCGAGGATATCGAGGATATCAAGCTCGCCGTCGCTGAAGCATGCACGAACTGTATCCAGCATGCGTCGGGGAGTAATCAGATCGAGATCACGTGTGAGACCGAAGCCGAGGGCTTGACCGTGCGCGTGCGCGATTACGGCCACGGAACGAGGCCCGAACAGATCGTGTCGCGGCGCGTCGACGAGCCTCGCGTCGGCGGGCTTGGCGTGTTCTTGATTCGGTCGTTGATGGATACCGTCGAATACGACGTTTCGTCCGACAGCGGTACGAATCTGGTCATGACAAAAAAAGTCCAGAGCTCTAACCCATAG
- a CDS encoding DUF948 domain-containing protein, giving the protein MNTGFDWAIVLDIGVGVGVLLIGIGVLMAMLALAKTLARVDRTLDGVDTQIANLGVPVGEMLAHVGGIADTADSTIARAAGVVKALEDVAGSVSQTAKLTQNALSPSIVNVGATLGGISAGLRRLVRGGSENGRAESVEREMT; this is encoded by the coding sequence TTGAACACGGGGTTTGATTGGGCTATCGTCCTCGACATCGGCGTCGGGGTCGGTGTTTTATTGATCGGCATCGGCGTTCTTATGGCGATGCTGGCTCTGGCTAAAACGCTCGCACGCGTCGACCGCACGCTCGATGGGGTCGACACGCAGATCGCCAACCTGGGCGTACCGGTCGGTGAGATGCTCGCGCACGTAGGCGGTATTGCAGATACGGCGGATTCTACGATCGCGCGCGCCGCGGGCGTCGTGAAAGCGCTCGAAGATGTGGCGGGCTCGGTTTCTCAAACGGCCAAACTTACTCAAAACGCACTATCGCCGTCGATCGTCAACGTCGGTGCAACGCTCGGCGGTATCAGCGCCGGGTTGCGCCGGTTAGTGCGAGGCGGATCGGAAAACGGACGCGCGGAGAGCGTCGAACGGGAGATGACATGA